The following coding sequences lie in one Eubacterium ventriosum genomic window:
- a CDS encoding recombinase family protein, translating to MSKITAMYIRLSMEDEDVSLNRKEESNSVSSQRELLKAYIENHSELKDTKVQEYCDDGFTGTKFERPGYTKLMEDIRAEKISCIVVKDLSRLGRDYIEVGSLLEQILPLYQVRVIAVNDNYDSDNYDGSTGGMNVAFKNLIYMLYSRDLSNKICSAKHTRILNGENISGQLRYGYVKDPNDKHKIIVDPEAAEVVKLIFELTAQGKRKTEVANYLNAHGIDTPSAYKKRKGSKNFFHAVEVKSLWSTSSIRDILNDEVYLGKLIWNKTKKRVGSNNTSTYVPKDEWIVIENCHEPIITQKLFDMAHANSKKYIRPKRGKRNYNPFYYCGVCGRALAPSKRVKGDILLCSSSRIEKNSPCKSNRVEIAKVEDAIMKIVNMYATAYLDEKGIKKAGKSKEVSPEEKIATLEKKVKSLSSKKMMLYSDYKDDKLTREEYVKRSKAMVEQIDELHQEIEQLKTEIPPEDNSSSKFETQLESIINMESFDREKIQKVIKKVIINGEDNIEIVWNTDDPFFK from the coding sequence ATGAGTAAGATAACTGCTATGTATATTCGCCTTTCTATGGAAGATGAAGATGTATCATTAAATCGGAAAGAGGAGAGTAACAGTGTATCCAGCCAGAGGGAATTGTTAAAAGCATATATTGAAAATCATTCGGAGCTTAAGGATACGAAGGTACAGGAATACTGTGATGATGGATTTACTGGAACAAAATTTGAAAGACCAGGCTATACGAAGCTTATGGAGGATATCCGGGCTGAGAAAATATCATGCATTGTAGTAAAGGATTTATCCAGACTCGGAAGGGATTATATTGAAGTTGGAAGTCTTCTGGAGCAGATACTTCCACTTTATCAGGTGCGGGTTATTGCAGTTAATGACAATTATGACAGCGATAACTATGATGGTTCCACCGGTGGTATGAATGTTGCGTTTAAGAATTTAATTTATATGCTTTATAGCAGGGACTTGTCCAATAAAATATGTTCTGCAAAGCACACAAGGATACTGAATGGGGAGAACATTAGTGGTCAGTTGAGGTATGGATATGTCAAAGACCCAAATGATAAGCATAAGATTATTGTAGATCCGGAAGCAGCAGAAGTGGTTAAGCTGATATTTGAACTGACCGCACAGGGCAAAAGAAAAACGGAAGTGGCAAATTACTTAAATGCTCACGGTATTGATACACCATCCGCATATAAGAAGAGAAAAGGAAGCAAAAACTTTTTTCATGCAGTTGAAGTGAAAAGCTTGTGGAGTACTTCTTCTATCCGCGATATATTAAACGATGAAGTTTATCTTGGAAAACTGATATGGAATAAAACAAAGAAGAGGGTAGGCAGCAATAACACTTCAACCTATGTGCCTAAAGACGAATGGATTGTGATAGAGAATTGTCATGAACCTATTATTACTCAGAAATTATTTGATATGGCACACGCTAATTCAAAAAAATATATTCGTCCAAAGCGTGGTAAGAGAAACTATAATCCGTTTTATTATTGTGGGGTATGTGGCAGAGCCTTGGCACCCAGCAAAAGGGTAAAAGGTGACATTCTTCTTTGCTCATCGTCCCGAATTGAGAAAAATTCTCCATGCAAAAGCAACAGGGTGGAAATTGCCAAGGTTGAAGATGCAATCATGAAAATTGTAAATATGTATGCAACAGCTTATCTGGATGAGAAAGGAATAAAGAAAGCTGGTAAATCGAAAGAAGTATCTCCGGAAGAAAAGATTGCAACACTTGAAAAGAAGGTGAAGAGCCTCAGCAGTAAAAAAATGATGTTGTATTCTGATTATAAGGATGACAAGCTCACTAGAGAAGAGTATGTCAAGCGTTCAAAGGCGATGGTGGAGCAGATTGATGAATTGCATCAGGAAATCGAACAGCTTAAAACAGAAATACCGCCAGAAGATAATTCTTCTAGTAAGTTTGAGACACAGTTAGAAAGTATCATCAATATGGAATCTTTTGACAGAGAGAAAATCCAGAAGGTAATCAAAAAAGTGATTATCAATGGAGAGGACAATATAGAGATTGTATGGAATACAGATGATCCATTTTTCAAGTAA
- a CDS encoding PTS transporter subunit IIC, translating into MAQFFQSVGDVLSTLGSSFCVPVMLFIIALFMGCKGQKAFRAALLCAAGLTGFSLVINSYSGIIAPVVQSMVDSTGVKLSCLDVGWQAFSVIAYGTQVGLIWIGICIILQIVLFLCKFTDVFMASDLWNNYSFMIWGSLVYFHTKSFAFALICMLVQLLYILLFSEAFAKRFSTFYNYPQCCMTAPHHLEGLPFAVIMNWILGKIGFDKIKINATTLQKKLGIFGEPMFIGLVVGALIGFLGNINDLTTVAGWGSIITAAVSTAAIMAVFPRVAGIFAGAFTIITDAYKSKAAEKGKDRDWYLSVNDAVAYGEPNTLAAGILSIPIILILSFVLPGNIILPMADLVALPYMSEVFCATSNGNIAKTVAMNVIWFSLGMIIVSQFCPAMTQIAIEQGVNLADYNAAGVSIVSFGVLCHPFIVGLFAAFWFQNYIAIAIIIVVYVVLYVLFKKNRYTFVDWMENQAAKYQL; encoded by the coding sequence ATGGCTCAATTTTTTCAATCAGTAGGAGATGTTCTTTCAACATTAGGATCTTCATTCTGTGTACCTGTAATGCTATTTATTATTGCATTATTTATGGGATGTAAAGGACAGAAAGCGTTTAGAGCTGCTTTACTTTGTGCAGCTGGATTAACAGGTTTCTCATTAGTTATTAACAGTTATTCAGGTATTATAGCACCGGTAGTACAGTCTATGGTTGACAGTACAGGTGTAAAACTTAGTTGTTTAGACGTAGGTTGGCAGGCATTTTCTGTTATTGCTTACGGTACTCAGGTAGGTCTTATCTGGATTGGTATCTGTATTATCTTACAGATTGTATTATTCTTATGTAAGTTTACAGATGTATTTATGGCATCAGATCTTTGGAATAACTACTCATTTATGATCTGGGGTTCATTAGTATACTTCCATACAAAGAGTTTTGCATTCGCATTAATTTGTATGTTAGTACAGTTACTTTATATCTTATTATTCTCAGAAGCATTTGCTAAGAGATTTTCAACTTTCTACAATTATCCACAGTGCTGTATGACAGCGCCTCACCACTTAGAGGGACTTCCATTTGCTGTTATTATGAACTGGATACTTGGAAAGATTGGATTTGATAAGATTAAAATCAATGCAACAACATTACAGAAGAAACTTGGTATTTTTGGCGAACCAATGTTTATCGGTTTAGTAGTTGGTGCTTTAATTGGTTTCCTTGGAAATATTAACGATCTTACTACAGTAGCTGGTTGGGGTAGCATAATTACAGCAGCAGTTTCAACAGCAGCTATTATGGCAGTATTCCCAAGAGTTGCGGGTATCTTTGCAGGTGCCTTTACAATTATCACAGATGCTTACAAATCAAAAGCAGCTGAAAAAGGAAAAGATAGAGACTGGTACTTATCAGTTAACGATGCAGTAGCTTATGGTGAACCTAACACATTAGCAGCTGGTATCCTTTCAATTCCAATAATTTTAATATTATCATTCGTACTTCCGGGAAATATTATTCTTCCTATGGCTGACTTAGTAGCTTTACCATATATGTCAGAAGTATTCTGTGCAACATCAAATGGTAATATTGCTAAGACAGTAGCTATGAATGTAATTTGGTTCTCACTTGGTATGATTATCGTATCTCAGTTCTGTCCGGCAATGACTCAGATTGCTATAGAACAGGGTGTTAACCTTGCAGACTACAATGCAGCAGGTGTATCAATTGTTTCATTCGGTGTATTGTGTCATCCATTTATTGTTGGTTTATTTGCAGCTTTCTGGTTCCAGAACTATATTGCAATTGCAATTATCATTGTTGTTTACGTAGTATTATATGTTCTCTTCAAAAAGAATAGATATACATTCGTTGATTGGATGGAAAATCAGGCAGCAAAATATCAGCTATAA
- a CDS encoding PTS sugar transporter subunit IIB, translating into MKTCRILCVCGSGTVSSNMVANKLRDQLGEAGWDCTTVETSPGGVETELMGNKYDIIACVSPVYQDYDIPKVNAVGMLTGMAEKQVIEDCLKILEG; encoded by the coding sequence ATGAAAACTTGCAGAATTTTATGCGTATGCGGATCAGGAACAGTTAGCTCAAACATGGTAGCTAATAAGTTAAGAGACCAGTTAGGAGAAGCTGGTTGGGATTGTACAACTGTTGAAACAAGCCCGGGTGGTGTTGAAACAGAACTTATGGGAAACAAATATGATATTATCGCATGTGTTAGCCCGGTTTATCAGGATTACGACATTCCAAAAGTTAACGCTGTAGGCATGTTAACAGGAATGGCAGAAAAACAGGTAATCGAAGATTGTTTAAAAATTTTAGAAGGTTAA
- a CDS encoding iron-containing alcohol dehydrogenase family protein: protein MRFNLPVLVYQEKNCVHNHADEIAQMGKNALIVTGRNSSKKNGSLDDVINALKSKNIKYTVYDGVEENPSVETVMEAREIGVKAGCDFIIGIGGGSPMDAAKAIGVMIYHKNENKDFLYKSVSNSQSLPVIEVPTTCGTGSEVTTVAVLTVHNEKTKKSMSHRIFPRMALVDEKYIKNAPLKVICDTAIDALAHIVESCINNNATEYSKMFAKEGLEAWSKFKDVLLGNREATDEDFHNMMYASTLAGMCIAHAGTSLPHGLSYPITYELGIPHGKAVGYFLPGYINEATDEDKEFVLKAAGFESVEEFSKFYKKACGYEKFPQELLDKTGELILSNQRKLANCPYKVDAEVIKNIISF from the coding sequence ATGCGTTTTAATCTTCCAGTTTTAGTATATCAGGAAAAAAATTGTGTACATAATCATGCAGATGAAATAGCTCAGATGGGCAAAAATGCTTTAATTGTAACAGGCAGGAATTCTTCAAAAAAGAACGGTTCTTTAGATGATGTAATAAATGCTTTAAAATCTAAGAATATTAAATATACAGTTTATGATGGCGTAGAGGAAAACCCATCTGTAGAAACTGTAATGGAGGCCAGAGAAATAGGTGTTAAAGCAGGTTGTGATTTTATAATAGGTATTGGTGGAGGCTCTCCAATGGATGCGGCAAAAGCGATAGGAGTAATGATTTACCATAAGAATGAAAATAAGGATTTCTTATACAAGTCAGTTTCCAATTCACAATCTTTGCCGGTTATAGAAGTACCAACTACATGTGGCACAGGCTCGGAAGTTACAACTGTAGCAGTTTTAACGGTGCATAATGAGAAAACTAAAAAATCAATGTCTCATAGAATATTTCCAAGGATGGCTTTAGTTGATGAAAAATATATTAAAAATGCACCTTTGAAAGTAATCTGTGACACAGCAATTGATGCATTAGCTCATATTGTTGAAAGCTGTATTAACAATAATGCAACCGAATATAGTAAGATGTTTGCAAAAGAAGGCTTAGAAGCATGGAGTAAATTTAAAGATGTGTTACTTGGAAATAGAGAAGCTACAGATGAGGATTTCCACAATATGATGTATGCTTCAACGTTGGCGGGAATGTGCATTGCTCACGCAGGAACATCTCTTCCACATGGATTAAGTTATCCTATTACCTATGAATTAGGAATTCCTCATGGAAAAGCAGTTGGATATTTTTTGCCTGGTTATATTAATGAAGCTACAGATGAGGATAAAGAATTTGTTTTGAAGGCAGCAGGATTTGAATCAGTAGAAGAATTTTCCAAATTCTATAAGAAGGCTTGTGGATATGAAAAATTTCCACAGGAACTTTTAGACAAAACAGGAGAGTTAATCCTTTCTAATCAAAGAAAATTAGCTAATTGCCCATATAAAGTAGATGCAGAAGTTATTAAGAATATTATTAGCTTTTAA
- a CDS encoding zinc-binding dehydrogenase — MKAVVKTEVGFDNMVYKEVEEPKAERDLVKIKIAYSGICGTDLHAFRGEYGSTKPPVILGHEFSGIVTEVGPDVKNIKVGDRVTSETTFTTCGHCSMCASKDYNLCGNRQGIGTQINGSMAEYVVSREESVHVLPDNVSLLSASLTEPLACGVHAVIEKGNVQPGDICVVFGAGAIGQMVAQVAKGCGATVIMAGLTNDAERFKIAKECGIDVTVDQMTQDLKSIVMEMTNNEGADKCFECSGAVVAANTALDLCRRKGTVVQMGVFSKSKVEICTDWILHKEINYVGSRSQKPSSWVKALELMADGKVVPEKTAKNFVTLENWRDGFDRMAKGEGAKWVITIDEELE, encoded by the coding sequence ATGAAAGCAGTAGTAAAAACAGAGGTCGGTTTTGACAACATGGTTTATAAAGAAGTGGAAGAACCAAAGGCAGAAAGAGATTTAGTAAAAATCAAAATTGCGTACTCGGGAATTTGCGGAACTGATTTACATGCATTTAGAGGTGAATACGGAAGCACAAAACCTCCTGTTATATTAGGACATGAATTTTCGGGAATTGTTACTGAGGTTGGACCAGATGTAAAAAATATTAAAGTGGGAGATAGAGTAACAAGCGAAACTACTTTTACAACATGTGGACATTGTTCGATGTGTGCAAGCAAGGATTATAATCTTTGTGGTAATAGACAGGGTATTGGAACACAGATTAACGGATCAATGGCGGAATATGTTGTATCGAGAGAAGAAAGTGTTCATGTATTACCGGATAATGTTTCGCTATTATCAGCATCTCTTACAGAACCATTAGCGTGTGGTGTTCATGCAGTAATTGAAAAAGGAAATGTTCAGCCTGGAGATATCTGCGTTGTATTTGGAGCGGGAGCAATTGGACAGATGGTTGCACAGGTTGCAAAAGGATGCGGAGCAACAGTTATTATGGCTGGATTAACAAATGATGCTGAGAGATTTAAAATCGCAAAGGAATGTGGAATAGATGTTACAGTTGACCAAATGACACAGGACTTAAAGTCAATAGTTATGGAAATGACAAACAACGAAGGCGCAGATAAGTGCTTTGAATGTTCAGGCGCTGTTGTTGCAGCAAATACAGCCCTTGATCTTTGCAGAAGAAAAGGAACTGTGGTACAGATGGGAGTTTTCTCAAAATCAAAAGTTGAAATTTGCACAGACTGGATTCTTCATAAAGAAATTAATTATGTTGGATCAAGAAGTCAGAAACCTTCATCATGGGTTAAGGCATTAGAATTAATGGCAGACGGAAAGGTAGTACCTGAAAAAACTGCAAAGAACTTTGTAACCCTCGAAAACTGGAGAGATGGCTTTGACAGAATGGCTAAAGGCGAAGGTGCTAAGTGGGTTATAACTATTGATGAAGAATTAGAATAG
- a CDS encoding recombinase zinc beta ribbon domain-containing protein, producing the protein MHGKVVIEKYNNIPLHATDPSEWVVVENTHEPLIDKKTFEKAQERVKEISDAYFAKEFKKHPTNEKNLLKGKIICGDCGKGMRLAPRTTKSYVYYCGTFSDGVNPACSRHKIDQEDVNKAVFAQISNHMRCCIDALSVIRELNSRSSGLKKYDVYEKAITRQRRELEKVNRKFSELYGDYSEHLINESEYLTLKQQYLLKSEALKKEIDNLLISQNLYSKNYKIDEDWENLINKYLKCRKLNKELADAFVDKVQVFEGGRISVNLVYDDCLEELLQVKNKREGDLNE; encoded by the coding sequence ACAGATCCAAGTGAATGGGTCGTTGTTGAAAATACGCATGAGCCGCTTATCGACAAAAAGACATTTGAAAAGGCACAGGAAAGAGTAAAGGAAATCTCGGATGCTTATTTTGCAAAAGAGTTTAAGAAACATCCAACTAACGAAAAGAATTTACTAAAGGGAAAAATTATATGCGGAGATTGTGGCAAGGGAATGAGACTTGCTCCAAGAACAACAAAATCGTATGTATATTATTGTGGAACTTTTTCAGATGGCGTTAATCCGGCATGTTCAAGACACAAAATTGATCAGGAGGATGTCAACAAAGCTGTATTTGCTCAGATTTCAAATCATATGCGTTGTTGTATTGACGCATTAAGCGTAATACGGGAATTAAACTCAAGAAGTAGTGGACTGAAAAAATACGATGTGTATGAAAAAGCCATTACCAGACAGCGCAGGGAACTGGAGAAGGTAAACCGCAAGTTTTCTGAGTTATATGGAGATTATTCCGAACATTTGATTAATGAGAGTGAATATTTGACATTAAAACAGCAGTATCTTTTAAAAAGCGAAGCTTTGAAGAAGGAGATAGATAATCTTTTAATATCTCAGAACTTGTATTCAAAGAATTATAAGATTGATGAAGACTGGGAAAATCTTATCAATAAATATCTGAAATGCAGAAAACTCAACAAAGAGCTGGCAGATGCATTTGTTGACAAGGTACAGGTGTTTGAAGGTGGCAGAATTTCCGTAAATCTGGTTTATGATGATTGTCTGGAAGAACTGTTACAGGTAAAAAATAAGAGAGAAGGTGATTTGAATGAGTAA
- a CDS encoding PTS sugar transporter subunit IIA, giving the protein MNSIYPELIAVDVQAETSEEAIRKVGQIFLDNGFVKDTYIDAVVAREKVYPTGLQLADMGVAMPHTDPPHVYKSGVCVAKLAKPVTFIHMGTEDQPVEAEMLFMMAITDPSQHLETLSKVMNVFQKPEIAKEFKDATTNEELYKVAYKHIGLED; this is encoded by the coding sequence ATGAATTCAATATATCCAGAATTAATAGCGGTTGATGTTCAGGCAGAAACATCAGAAGAAGCAATTAGAAAAGTAGGTCAGATTTTCTTAGATAACGGATTTGTAAAAGATACTTACATTGATGCCGTTGTTGCAAGGGAAAAAGTATATCCAACAGGATTACAATTGGCGGATATGGGAGTGGCAATGCCACACACAGATCCACCACATGTATATAAATCCGGCGTTTGTGTAGCAAAGCTAGCAAAACCAGTAACATTCATACATATGGGAACGGAAGATCAACCGGTTGAGGCAGAAATGTTATTTATGATGGCAATTACAGATCCTAGTCAACATCTGGAGACTTTATCAAAAGTTATGAATGTATTTCAAAAACCGGAGATCGCAAAGGAATTTAAGGATGCAACAACAAACGAGGAACTTTATAAGGTCGCTTATAAGCATATTGGCTTAGAGGACTAG
- a CDS encoding thiamine pyrophosphate-dependent enzyme yields the protein MTQKATIDEIQKVANKIRKQILGVALEKGGCYLSQACSSAEIVASLYMEIMNLGPSTGNPEPIPFPGVPGPDNMDYPKGAYYNGCYKPTKPGMFVGCDADKDRFFVSCCHYASVIYCALQATGRISEHAMDKFNVDGWNMEMIGAEHSPGFENTAGSLGQTISIAGGTAHARKMRGDTGKVFVMLGDGELQEGQTWEFVESAAFYKLDNMVIVSDYNCQQVEGATDNQTCVSNMADRFNAFGAKCVECNGHDIQAIIDACNVEHEGKPLVVLCKTSGTTMIPPLEKKKPFLHFVRIPKDSPDRAEYERIYEEL from the coding sequence ATGACACAAAAAGCTACAATTGATGAAATTCAGAAAGTTGCCAATAAGATTAGAAAGCAAATTCTGGGTGTTGCACTTGAAAAAGGTGGTTGCTACTTATCTCAGGCTTGTTCTTCAGCTGAGATTGTTGCCAGCCTTTATATGGAAATAATGAACTTAGGACCTTCAACAGGTAATCCTGAGCCAATCCCATTCCCTGGAGTTCCGGGACCGGATAATATGGATTATCCAAAGGGAGCATATTACAATGGATGTTACAAACCAACTAAGCCTGGTATGTTTGTTGGATGTGATGCTGACAAAGATCGTTTCTTTGTTTCATGTTGTCACTATGCATCAGTTATCTACTGTGCATTACAGGCTACAGGTCGTATTTCAGAACATGCTATGGATAAATTCAACGTTGACGGTTGGAATATGGAAATGATCGGTGCTGAACATTCTCCAGGATTCGAAAATACAGCCGGTTCATTAGGACAGACAATCTCAATCGCTGGTGGTACTGCTCATGCTCGTAAGATGAGAGGTGATACCGGTAAAGTATTCGTTATGCTTGGTGATGGCGAATTGCAGGAAGGTCAGACTTGGGAATTTGTTGAATCTGCTGCTTTCTATAAATTAGATAATATGGTAATCGTTAGTGATTATAACTGTCAGCAGGTAGAAGGTGCTACTGACAATCAGACATGTGTTTCTAATATGGCTGATAGATTTAATGCATTCGGAGCTAAATGTGTTGAATGTAACGGACATGACATTCAGGCAATTATAGATGCTTGTAATGTTGAACACGAGGGAAAACCTTTAGTAGTTCTTTGCAAGACAAGTGGTACAACAATGATACCACCTCTTGAGAAAAAGAAACCATTCTTACATTTTGTACGTATTCCTAAAGACTCTCCGGATAGAGCTGAATACGAAAGAATTTATGAGGAATTATAG
- a CDS encoding transketolase family protein, whose product MKIEVNTHERCMLDFANKHPETLVLSADLGTSCEVKKFRAEKPDQYLTMGIAEQNMCSWAAGLAREGYRPFLHTFSVFLSRRILDQVEMSVAYPNLPVTFVGFVPGITTPGGVTHQSINDVGIMRTVPNMAIFDVGDATDIEGVLDLVYEWNGPAYIRMLRKEVPRLFPANEPMVFNRARTITEGDDVLILSSSICTEEAMRATAALEDKGVSVQHMHVSTLKPFTDPTIVEALKKCKYGVVTMENHYNIGGLGSAVADLMAENGIGKKLIKIGLNGYAHGASKMYLMTKYGIDAMNLVKSVEELIGKDLGIKEDDLDNQRFVDFLEV is encoded by the coding sequence ATGAAAATAGAAGTAAACACACATGAAAGATGTATGCTTGATTTTGCAAACAAACATCCAGAAACATTAGTATTATCAGCTGACTTAGGAACTTCCTGTGAAGTTAAGAAATTCAGAGCTGAGAAACCGGACCAGTATTTAACAATGGGTATTGCTGAGCAGAATATGTGTTCATGGGCTGCAGGTTTAGCTCGTGAAGGTTACCGTCCTTTCTTACACACTTTCTCAGTTTTCCTTTCACGTAGAATTTTAGATCAGGTGGAAATGAGTGTTGCATACCCTAATCTTCCTGTTACATTTGTAGGTTTTGTACCTGGTATTACTACTCCAGGTGGAGTAACACATCAGTCAATCAATGATGTTGGTATTATGCGTACAGTACCAAATATGGCCATTTTTGATGTTGGTGACGCTACAGATATTGAAGGCGTTTTAGATTTAGTATATGAATGGAATGGTCCTGCTTATATCAGAATGCTTCGTAAGGAAGTTCCAAGATTATTCCCAGCAAATGAGCCTATGGTATTTAATAGAGCCAGAACAATTACAGAAGGTGATGATGTTCTTATCCTTTCATCATCAATCTGTACAGAAGAAGCTATGCGTGCTACAGCTGCTTTGGAAGACAAGGGTGTATCAGTTCAGCATATGCATGTTTCAACATTAAAACCATTTACAGATCCTACTATTGTAGAAGCTCTTAAGAAATGTAAATATGGTGTTGTTACAATGGAAAATCATTATAATATCGGTGGTTTAGGTTCAGCAGTTGCTGACTTAATGGCTGAAAATGGAATTGGTAAGAAGTTAATTAAGATTGGTCTTAACGGTTACGCACATGGTGCTTCAAAGATGTACTTGATGACAAAATATGGTATTGATGCTATGAACCTTGTTAAATCTGTTGAAGAACTAATTGGTAAAGATCTTGGTATCAAAGAAGATGATCTTGACAATCAGCGTTTCGTAGACTTTTTGGAAGTGTAA
- a CDS encoding sugar-binding transcriptional regulator produces the protein MNNHESLLVHVAQLYYQQNLNQSEISKIVGLSRPTVSRMLEEAREVGIVEIIVHDPIRKNHDLSARLRDQLGLREALIISGKYQHDVALEKCANEAAQFVSSILDNNMSIGFSWGRAIRAVCNAFQSSEYYNVTVVQMAGCLSVGDPTYDGLELATTVAQKFNASYTNIVSPVYVDHMLVQQALLAAPQIKKALAATRNLDIALTGIGTLDDTNGSSYLFTGSENDLKLAKEYGAVGHVLARLMDKDGNEVTFPNHYPIAAPLEALREADWSIGIVASKEKALATLAAIKGGYINCLIADESLALELLKLTK, from the coding sequence ATGAACAATCATGAAAGTTTACTAGTTCATGTGGCCCAATTATATTATCAACAAAATCTTAATCAAAGTGAAATATCTAAAATAGTAGGTTTGTCCAGACCAACTGTTTCACGAATGCTTGAAGAAGCTCGCGAAGTTGGAATAGTCGAAATAATCGTACACGATCCTATAAGAAAGAATCATGACCTGTCAGCACGTCTTCGTGATCAACTTGGTCTTAGAGAAGCTTTAATCATCTCCGGTAAATACCAACACGATGTTGCTTTAGAAAAATGTGCTAATGAAGCTGCACAATTCGTTTCTTCTATATTAGATAATAATATGTCAATTGGTTTTTCCTGGGGGCGTGCTATTCGTGCCGTATGTAATGCCTTCCAGTCTAGTGAATACTATAACGTAACTGTTGTACAGATGGCCGGTTGTCTTAGTGTCGGAGATCCAACCTATGACGGACTTGAACTTGCTACCACTGTAGCTCAAAAATTCAATGCCTCTTATACTAATATTGTTTCTCCTGTCTATGTAGACCATATGTTAGTTCAACAGGCTCTTTTAGCTGCTCCTCAGATTAAAAAAGCTTTAGCTGCTACCCGTAATTTAGATATTGCTCTTACCGGTATCGGTACTTTAGATGATACAAATGGTTCATCTTATCTCTTTACAGGTTCCGAAAACGACTTAAAGTTGGCTAAAGAGTACGGGGCTGTAGGACACGTTTTAGCAAGATTAATGGATAAAGACGGTAACGAAGTAACATTTCCGAATCATTATCCTATTGCTGCCCCTTTAGAAGCTCTTAGGGAAGCAGATTGGTCAATCGGTATCGTAGCCTCAAAGGAAAAGGCTTTGGCTACACTTGCTGCCATTAAAGGTGGCTACATCAATTGCCTTATTGCCGATGAGTCCTTAGCTTTAGAATTATTAAAACTAACCAAATAA
- a CDS encoding class II aldolase/adducin family protein, whose translation MSMFLEEKKKIIDAGIKLDRYGLISLAGGNVSMRMPTGEILVTPSGMIYEDMEPDDVLVMDIDGNIIEGTNKPSSDTPGILYIFKHRPDVMATIHTHQPYATAISLIQKEFRADLTTVGNACGGNVAVTEYSSPGSVEMGMDVVKYLGDSLAVILAHHGVMTVGKNLKQALTAAVYLEETAKGYLAARACGEIEHLSDEQIKQTVEIYKYVGQGTADMPEGLTDRIK comes from the coding sequence ATGAGCATGTTTTTAGAAGAGAAGAAAAAAATTATAGATGCAGGTATTAAACTTGATAGATATGGTCTTATTTCATTAGCAGGTGGTAACGTGTCCATGAGAATGCCTACCGGAGAAATTCTGGTTACACCTTCAGGTATGATTTATGAAGATATGGAGCCTGATGATGTTTTAGTAATGGATATTGATGGAAATATTATTGAAGGAACAAACAAACCTTCATCTGATACACCTGGTATATTATATATTTTCAAACATCGTCCTGATGTTATGGCTACAATTCATACACATCAGCCATATGCTACAGCTATTTCTCTTATTCAGAAAGAATTCAGAGCTGACCTTACAACTGTAGGCAATGCCTGTGGCGGTAACGTTGCAGTTACTGAATATAGTTCACCAGGATCAGTTGAAATGGGAATGGACGTAGTTAAGTACTTAGGGGATAGCCTGGCAGTTATTTTAGCACATCATGGTGTAATGACAGTCGGAAAGAATTTGAAACAGGCATTAACAGCTGCTGTTTACTTGGAAGAAACAGCAAAAGGCTATTTAGCTGCCAGAGCTTGTGGAGAAATCGAACATTTATCAGATGAACAGATTAAACAGACTGTTGAGATTTACAAATATGTAGGTCAGGGTACAGCCGATATGCCTGAGGGTTTAACTGACAGAATTAAATAA